From the genome of Virgibacillus siamensis, one region includes:
- a CDS encoding YvrJ family protein translates to MEAWISFVTEVGFPIVVTFYLLHRIEGKLNDLISSIHALPEKMK, encoded by the coding sequence GTGGAAGCCTGGATATCATTTGTGACGGAGGTTGGCTTTCCAATAGTGGTGACATTTTATTTGCTGCACCGCATCGAAGGAAAGCTAAATGACCTGATCAGTTCCATCCATGCACTGCCGGAAAAAATGAAATAA
- a CDS encoding DUF2922 domain-containing protein, translating to MKKLELKFVNAEGKTVTYSLDKPVEPVDPTAVKSAMDEIIAQNAFASSGGDLLSIKSARIVERNVTDIELA from the coding sequence ATGAAAAAGCTTGAATTGAAATTTGTTAACGCTGAAGGGAAAACAGTGACCTATTCATTGGACAAGCCGGTTGAACCTGTTGATCCGACGGCTGTAAAAAGTGCCATGGATGAAATTATTGCCCAAAACGCTTTTGCTTCATCCGGCGGTGATCTGCTGTCCATAAAAAGTGCACGGATTGTCGAACGTAACGTTACAGACATTGAATTAGCATAA
- a CDS encoding DUF1659 domain-containing protein, which produces MAVAEMTASRLTLVLDDGDDILTGKTIYKSKSFNNVKISATADQLFAIATAVAGLQQRPLYNIERDDSSDITQA; this is translated from the coding sequence ATGGCAGTAGCAGAAATGACTGCAAGCCGTTTAACACTTGTATTGGACGACGGAGATGACATCCTGACAGGCAAAACAATCTACAAGTCCAAAAGCTTCAACAATGTTAAAATTTCGGCAACAGCGGACCAGTTGTTCGCAATCGCAACGGCTGTCGCAGGGCTTCAGCAGCGCCCGCTCTATAACATTGAACGGGATGACAGCTCCGACATTACACAGGCATAA